The genomic segment GTGTGGAGTTTCTCGGCTGCTTCCGAAACATTTAAGCCTTGTTTGGCCACTTCCACCAGATAGCGTAGCTGTTGCAACTTCATGGCAAATCCTTTCACAAAAATAACATCGCCCGAGCATAACAATGCTTTGTGCTACGCAGATGGCGCATACAAAAAACAAAATCATGCCTACATAACCCATTCGTATAAAATCTTAACATATTCGTCTATAGAATTATAAAACGAGTTGCTATGCTTGCGAACTATTTAGTTTTCAGGCGACACCATGGAATACGGATATATTGTCGCTGGCTTGCTGGTGGGGTTTATTGTCGGCATGACAGGCGTGGGCGGTGGCTCGCTGATGACGCCAATTTTACTCTGGTTTGGAATCAGCCCGGCTACAGCAGTAGGTACAGATTTACTTTATGCGGCCATTACCAAGGGCAGCGGTATTTTTGTGCATCATAAAAAGAAAAATATCGATTGGAAGATTACTGGCTGGCTAGCAGCAGGCAGCGTGCCAGCTGCTGTGGCCACTTTGCTTTTGCTAAAGTTTCTGCATACAGATATGAAAGTCATCAACGCTTTGATTAAGCAAGCGCTGGGTGTTGCGCTCTTACTGACTGCAATTGCCATTATTTTTAAGCCGCTTTTGCTGCAATGGGGGCAAAAGCATGCTAAATCTTGGTTTCATTTACCACCTGCCAAGCTCAATGGAATGACCTTGCTGGTAGGTGTGGTACTCGGCGCAATCGTGACTTTATCGTCTATCGGCGCCGGTGCGCTGGGGACTGTCGCTTTATTTTTACTCTACCCGTTGATTCCTACTTCGCGCCTTGTGGGCACTGAAATTGCACATGCCGTGCCACTCACGCTGGTGGCGGGCTTGGGCCATGCGGGTTTGGGACATATTGACTGGCACTTACTTTCTTTTCTATTAATGGGCTCGTTGCCGGGTATTTATTTTGGCAGCCATCTGACAGGCCGGGTGCCTGAAGCGGTGCTTCGCCCTTGCTTGGCGGTGATGCTGGCCGTCATTGGCAGTAAACTGGTTTTTTAAGTGCCGTAAAATGGAGGTTTGAAAATGAGTTTCGAAGAAAAACTGGCCGATACGATTGCACTTTTGCATAAAATTGCTGCTGAATACAGCCCGGCCGTGTTTGCCAATTCATTTGGCGCAGAGGATATGGTGATCACTGATTTAATCGCCAAATCTGGGGTGGGCATCGAGGTCTTCAGTCTTGATACGGGGCGTCTTCCGGCGCAAACCTATGCCTTGATGCAAAAAACGGCAGAGCAATACGCCAGCCATCCTATTCGCGTGTTTTTTCCGCAAACAGCGGCCACTGAAGATTTTGTGAATCAGTACGGTATTAACGCTTTTTATGAATCCGTTGAGCTGCGTAAATCCTGTTGCCAGATTCGTAAGCTGGAGCCGTTAAAGCGGGCATTGGCCGGGAAAAAAGCATGGGTCACGGGCTTGCGCCGTGAGCAATCGCCAACACGTACTGATTTGGGTAATCAGGAATATGACAGCGGTAATGGCTTAGAGAAATTTAACCCGCTAATTGAGTGGACAGAAAAAGAAGTCTGGGCGTATATCAAAGCGAACAATGTGCCATATAACGCTTTGCACGATCAGCATTACCCATCCATTGGCTGTGAGCCCTGTACGCGTGCGATTTCTATGGGCGAAGATGTCAGAGCAGGCCGCTGGTGGTGGGAAGATCCTGCTAATAAAGAATGTGGTTTACATGTAAAAAAATAAAACGAATGCCCGCATCAAGCGGGCATTTTTTTGGGCAGAAGAAAAAACTTCCGTTCTTTAAGCTGCGTGCATGGGCTATGGCAAAGCGTTCATGGCGCAAAAGCCCGTTAAACAAGTGGTTTTTTTATAACTTACTGCAGAATGTCCGAACCATCCCATTGACATGGTTTATCTGTCTGGCTAGATTGGTACGGTACATCTGCTGTTTCTATGCTCTTTTTCGCAAAAAATAAGCGATTTTCACGGTTTGTACGGTGTTGAATTGGTATTACCTATTGTTTTAATTGGTATTAAAATAAAACCACAACAAGATGAAGAGACCCAAAATGAGCAAGATTCAATATTTAATCGGCGTGGATGGCGGCGGCACGGGCACACGTATTTGTATCGCAGGCCCGGATGGTATCGAAAAAGTGCGCAGCGATGGCGGTGCATCGGCATTAGGGCAGGGCATTGATAAAGCCTGGCTCAATATTAGTCAAGCCATTAAGGCAGGCTTTGCCGCCTTGGGGATTGATGAGCCGGATTTTGCACAATGTGCTGTAGGCTTAGGGATGTCGGGCGTACACAATCCGGCATGGGCGGAAGAATTTAAGCAAAAGAACCCGGGCTTTGCCAAAATTGTCGTTGAGACGGATGGCTTCTCTACTTTGCTCGGTGCAACCAATGGCCAGCATGGCGGGATTATTGCCATTGGAACAGGCTCGATTGGTGAGGCATGGTTGCCAGATGGTCAGCGGCTTGAAGTGGGCGGCTGGGGTTTTCCAACTTCAGACGAAGGCAGCGGCGCATTTTTGGGCTTAAAAGCAATTAATCATGTGCAGCGCATCATTGACGGGCGTCGCCCTGTTACTGAGTTTGGTCGTAAATTACTCTCAATTACCGGTCAGACGAAAGCTGAGATTTTTAACTGGATGGGGCAGATGAAGCAGGGCGAATGTGCTTCATTATCACCTGTTGTGATGGAGTTTGGCGCCAGTGATGAGTATGCTCGCGCTTTCTTGCAAGAGGCAGGTCAGGAAATTGAGCAGATTGGTCTGGCTTTGCGCGCACACCATGCCGATTTGCCATTGGCTATTTGCGGTGGCGGCTTATCTGAGGCGCTGCGGCCTTATATTCCGGCTGATTTCCTTGCCAGTACGCTGCGCCCACAGAAAGATTCCTGTGCAGGTGCTTTAATTCTGATTTACCAAGCTTTAGCTTAATTTTACTTAAAGAGGCGATCATGCTGCCGCAACAAAAACTTTTGGTTCTCCGGCCTGATGCAGATAGTGCAACGCCTCTTTATTTACAACTGGGCCACAAGCTGGCAGCGGCGATTCATGCGGGCTTCTGGCTGGCCGATGAACCATTGCCATCAGAGCGCAATTTATGTGAAATCCTCGGTGTTTCTCGGGTGACAGCCAGAAAAGCGCTGGATATTTTACTGGCCGATGGCCTGATTATCCGGCGGCATGGTGCAGGCACCTATATCACCCCCAAATTAGAGCAGCCATTAAATAAGCTGACCAATTTATCCGAGATGCTGATTCAGCGCGGCTTTACGCCGGGCTCGCGCTGGATAAAACGTGAAGTCGCGCTGGCTAATGCCGAAGAGCAGCTCAAGCTTAATCTTTCATCCAGTAGCCGTGTAAGCCGCTTGCAGCGGGTGCGAATGGCCAATGATGTGGTGATGGCATTGGAAGAAACCACGCTGCCTTTTACTTTTGTGCCTGACCCCAATTTAGTGGGTGATTCCTTATATGCTTATATGCGCGGAGCACGTTTGTCTGTTGTACGTGCGATACAAAACATTGCAGCAATCAATGCAACTCAGGCTATTTCAGAATTAGTTGATGTAGCACCGGGGGACGCTATGCTGCATTTAACGCGTATCGGTTATCTGGAGAACGGTACTGCAATTGAGTTAACTCACTCCTATTTTCGCAATGATTACTACGATTTTGTAGTGGAGCTTAATAAGTAAGTGTTTGTTGTATAAACTTATATTTATTTTGTGAAGTATTAAATTTGTAGTTTCCAATCAATCATATTCGTTGTTGCCTACATTTTGTTTTTGTGGGCCATTTACCCGCCTCCCCGCTTGTCTGCTCCTTATGCCACTTCTCCTTTGTACTGGCTATTCACCATCTCGTTAATTTGTTGTAATCTGAGTCCGCGTAAGTAAAAACACTAAGTCCAGTTTTGAGTGTTTTTTTAATGGTTAATCGATGAAAAGTCTTATTTCAAGCCACTTTTAATCAGTTTACTATTCGCCAGCTTGATACCACTTTGGCCGAAGGCGTTAAACCGACAGCAGGCAGGATTAGCTGGGGAAACGCCTGATGACAAGAGGGTAAAGCGCGCTTAGAGCCACTTTTTCCGGTTTTTTAAATTGATTGACGCATATCGTAAATTTTTATTATGGTTGCCGCGCCAGTCTTGCCAGTACAAACGTTTTACTTTGGAGATGCAGTAATGAAATTGAAATTCATTTTAGCCGTATCCGCAGCGGTTTTTTCAGCCAGCACCATGAGTGCATTAGCAGCAGAAAAAGTAAAAGTCGAGTATTGGTCTAACAGCCTTTCGCCAAAATACGACGCAACCATGAAAGAGCTCACCACTAAGTTCAATGCATCGCAAAACGATGTAGAAGCAGTGTGGGTTGATGTGGGCTGGGATGCTTTCCAGCAAAAAGTCATTACTGCTGTAGCCAGCGGCAATGTACCTGGCCTTGTGAATTTGCCTAAGCCATGGATGGATCAGTTTGCTCAGTCAAAAATGATTCAGCCTATTACTAAGCAAGTTGCTGGCTTTAAAAATGTTTACACCACCGGTGCACTCCAAGATGCAACGTATGTGGGCGATAAACAAATTTACGGTATGCCTTGGTATCAGGTTACCGGCGTGCTGTTTTATAACAAAGATCTGTTTGCAAAAGCAGGCATTAAAGAAGAGCCAAAAACATTTGGCGATTTATTGAAAGTAGCAACTCAGATTAAATTAAAAACGGGTGTAAGTGGTTTTGCACCAAAACTTGATGAAGATACTTCTGGCTGGTTTTTGTATGAAGGTCTGGATGTTGTAAAAAATAATAAAGCTGTATTTAACAGCCCGGCTCATGTGAAATATATTGAGCAATTCAAAGCTGCTTATGCTGCGGGTGCTTTCCCGAAAGATGTTTTCAAAATGCAATTTGAAGACCGTATTGCGGCTTATGGCGCGCAAAAACTGGCCATGTTCACCGATGGTGCACATGCGATCAAACGGACTAAAACCGATTCACCTAAAGTTTATGATGGCACAGGCGTAGCAGGCTTCCCAATTGCGGGTGGCAAAACCCCATTGGGTGGTTTCCTGTTTATGTGGTCAGTACCTACAGGCGCTAAAAACGTTGATGCAGCGGTTAAGCTGGGTAAATATCTGACCAGCGATGATGCACAGCTGGTATTTGCTAAAGCGTCTTCTACATTCCCATCTACCAATAAATCGCTGGATGATGCTTACTTCCAAGCGGGTGCAAAATCTGCTGATCCGGTAGAAAAAGGCACTGCTGTTGCGGCAACACATATTAAAGCTTCACGTACTTTGACTGTGACTGGCTTGCCTGATGATGTGTCAATGAATAAAAAATTAAATGAAGCAATTCAAGAGGCAATTACTGGCCGTAAACCAGTTAAAGCCGCATTGGATGAAGCGGCTGCATTCTGGAATGAAAAGTTTGCAACTGTAAAAAAATAATGATCTGATTTGATTCTGTTTTGAATCAAATTCTTCCGGGTAATTTGTTGCTAAAATTACCCGGAAGAATAAAAAAACCGCAGGATTAATTGGAATAGCAATTAATTAAATGCGGTAATATAAAAGTGTGGATTTAAATCCATATAATATTTGTCGAAAAACCCAAGAGGAAAGACAAGATGAAGCTCAAAAAAATGCTGATCGTTGGCGCCGCATTATTTGCGGGTGTTAATGCACAAGCTGCAGATACAGAATTAGAATTTTGGACAATGAATCTTGCTCCAAAGTTTAATTCTTATTTTGAACAAACGACTGTGAAGTTCAATGAAGCTAACCCAGGCTTTAAAGCTAAATGGGTAGACATGAACTGGGATCAGATTCAGCCTAAGCTGACTGCTTCGATTGCTGCCGGCAATCCTCCTGCACTGGTTAACTTCAATGTGCCTTGGGTACACGAGTTTGCAGCGCAAGGCCTCATCTTGCCTGTTGATCAATATCTGGGTGCAGCTAAAGCAGCTTACTCCACCAATGCAGTGAAAGATGTACAAGTGAAAGGCCAGATGTTTGCCTTCCCTTGGTACAACTCCACACAAATCATTGCTTACAACAAAGACATTTTTGCTAAAGCCGGTATTAAAGCTGCGCCTAAGTCTTTTGCTGAATTTGTGGCCATGGGCAAGCAAATTAAAGCAAAAACCGGCCAGGCCGCTTTCGCTCCTAAAATGAGCGATATGATTGGCTTCTTCTATTACGCTGGCCTGCCAGTTGTAACAGATGGCAAAGCCGTATTTAACTCGCCTAAGCACATTGCTTTTGTTCAGACCTTTGCTGATTTGTACAAAGCCGGCGTAATGCCTAAAGATGTATTCAAAATGGCATTTGAGCAAGAAATCGCTGCCTATAACAGCGGCAAGATTGCCATGATGACCACGGCTGCTCAAGGCCTGAAGCGTACTGAAACAGACGCTAAAGCCATCTACGACAAAACTGAAGTTGCGCCATTCCCACTGGATGCCGGTAAGCTGAACCTGGGTTCATGGATGATGGACTTCGTTATTCCTAAGGGCACAAAAGATCCAGCTGCTGCGGCTAAACTGGGTATGTTCCTGACTAACGACGAACAACAGCTGGCTTTCTCTAAAGCCACTGAATCCACTATGCCTTCTACTAAGAAAGCAAACTTGGATCCATACTTCCAGTCTGGTGCTAAGAGCGCAGACGTAGTGGATCGTGCACGTGCCGTTGCAGCTAAATCAATGGACAACGCACGTACACTGACACTGGCTCCTGGAACATTGCCAGATGAAGTTGTGATGACTAAAAAACTGCAGGAAGAAATTCAAGCTGCAGTTGAA from the Iodobacter fluviatilis genome contains:
- a CDS encoding sulfite exporter TauE/SafE family protein, with the protein product MEYGYIVAGLLVGFIVGMTGVGGGSLMTPILLWFGISPATAVGTDLLYAAITKGSGIFVHHKKKNIDWKITGWLAAGSVPAAVATLLLLKFLHTDMKVINALIKQALGVALLLTAIAIIFKPLLLQWGQKHAKSWFHLPPAKLNGMTLLVGVVLGAIVTLSSIGAGALGTVALFLLYPLIPTSRLVGTEIAHAVPLTLVAGLGHAGLGHIDWHLLSFLLMGSLPGIYFGSHLTGRVPEAVLRPCLAVMLAVIGSKLVF
- a CDS encoding phosphoadenylyl-sulfate reductase, giving the protein MSFEEKLADTIALLHKIAAEYSPAVFANSFGAEDMVITDLIAKSGVGIEVFSLDTGRLPAQTYALMQKTAEQYASHPIRVFFPQTAATEDFVNQYGINAFYESVELRKSCCQIRKLEPLKRALAGKKAWVTGLRREQSPTRTDLGNQEYDSGNGLEKFNPLIEWTEKEVWAYIKANNVPYNALHDQHYPSIGCEPCTRAISMGEDVRAGRWWWEDPANKECGLHVKK
- a CDS encoding BadF/BadG/BcrA/BcrD ATPase family protein codes for the protein MSKIQYLIGVDGGGTGTRICIAGPDGIEKVRSDGGASALGQGIDKAWLNISQAIKAGFAALGIDEPDFAQCAVGLGMSGVHNPAWAEEFKQKNPGFAKIVVETDGFSTLLGATNGQHGGIIAIGTGSIGEAWLPDGQRLEVGGWGFPTSDEGSGAFLGLKAINHVQRIIDGRRPVTEFGRKLLSITGQTKAEIFNWMGQMKQGECASLSPVVMEFGASDEYARAFLQEAGQEIEQIGLALRAHHADLPLAICGGGLSEALRPYIPADFLASTLRPQKDSCAGALILIYQALA
- a CDS encoding GntR family transcriptional regulator, which codes for MLPQQKLLVLRPDADSATPLYLQLGHKLAAAIHAGFWLADEPLPSERNLCEILGVSRVTARKALDILLADGLIIRRHGAGTYITPKLEQPLNKLTNLSEMLIQRGFTPGSRWIKREVALANAEEQLKLNLSSSSRVSRLQRVRMANDVVMALEETTLPFTFVPDPNLVGDSLYAYMRGARLSVVRAIQNIAAINATQAISELVDVAPGDAMLHLTRIGYLENGTAIELTHSYFRNDYYDFVVELNK
- a CDS encoding ABC transporter substrate-binding protein, which encodes MKLKFILAVSAAVFSASTMSALAAEKVKVEYWSNSLSPKYDATMKELTTKFNASQNDVEAVWVDVGWDAFQQKVITAVASGNVPGLVNLPKPWMDQFAQSKMIQPITKQVAGFKNVYTTGALQDATYVGDKQIYGMPWYQVTGVLFYNKDLFAKAGIKEEPKTFGDLLKVATQIKLKTGVSGFAPKLDEDTSGWFLYEGLDVVKNNKAVFNSPAHVKYIEQFKAAYAAGAFPKDVFKMQFEDRIAAYGAQKLAMFTDGAHAIKRTKTDSPKVYDGTGVAGFPIAGGKTPLGGFLFMWSVPTGAKNVDAAVKLGKYLTSDDAQLVFAKASSTFPSTNKSLDDAYFQAGAKSADPVEKGTAVAATHIKASRTLTVTGLPDDVSMNKKLNEAIQEAITGRKPVKAALDEAAAFWNEKFATVKK
- a CDS encoding ABC transporter substrate-binding protein — encoded protein: MKLKKMLIVGAALFAGVNAQAADTELEFWTMNLAPKFNSYFEQTTVKFNEANPGFKAKWVDMNWDQIQPKLTASIAAGNPPALVNFNVPWVHEFAAQGLILPVDQYLGAAKAAYSTNAVKDVQVKGQMFAFPWYNSTQIIAYNKDIFAKAGIKAAPKSFAEFVAMGKQIKAKTGQAAFAPKMSDMIGFFYYAGLPVVTDGKAVFNSPKHIAFVQTFADLYKAGVMPKDVFKMAFEQEIAAYNSGKIAMMTTAAQGLKRTETDAKAIYDKTEVAPFPLDAGKLNLGSWMMDFVIPKGTKDPAAAAKLGMFLTNDEQQLAFSKATESTMPSTKKANLDPYFQSGAKSADVVDRARAVAAKSMDNARTLTLAPGTLPDEVVMTKKLQEEIQAAVEGRKSVKDALNTAAAAWNEKLKK